Genomic DNA from Antennarius striatus isolate MH-2024 chromosome 16, ASM4005453v1, whole genome shotgun sequence:
AAACCAGGGCAGGGAGCAGGTAAACCAGGACAGGGAGCAGGTACACCAGGACAGGGAGCAGGTAAACCAGGACAGGGAGCAGGTAAACCAGGACAGGGAGCAGCTAAACCAGGACAGGGAGCAGGTAAACCAGGACAGGGAGCACGTAAACCAGGACAGGGAGCAGGTAAACCAGGACAGGGAGCACGTAAACCAGGGTAGGGAGCAGGTAAACCAGGACAGGGAGCAGGTAAACCAGGGCAGGGAGCAGGTAAACCAGGACAGGGAGCAGCTAAACCAGGACAGGGAGCAGGTAAACCAGGACAGGGAGCAGGTAAACCAGGACAGGGAGCAGGTAAACCAGGGCAGGGAGCAGGTAAACATGGGCAGGGAGCAGGTAAACCAGGACAGGGAGCAGGTAAACCAGGACAGGGAGCAGGTAAACCAGGACAGGGAGCAGGTAAACCGAGACAGGAAGCAGGTAAACCAGTACAGGGTTCATTTGGTGCCCATGTTCACTGGTCTTGACAGGAGTAGCTCATTAGCATCGTAACAGGAAGTCCATTGAGTTGACCTGTCTTCGTACTTTTGACCCGGCAGCCCTGACAGTGAGGACCCCCCCTCCTGGCCCCTGGCTACAGGCCCCGGTCTCGTCACGATGCCCAGCAGCGCTAACGGTTCCGGTTCTGGAGGAGGCGACGTCCGCAGTCCGTCACTGTCCAGCGACGAGCAGAGCTCCGAGGCTAGCCTGATCACCGAGACCAGCGGGGGAGGACGAGGAgggacccccctcccccccgacACACCCGACAACCTCACCCTGTTTGTGCTGGACAGTGTGGCGGGAAAACGTCACGGACACTGCACAGGTAGGACACGATGCCTTCAGGGTATGTCATGTGGTCCAGCTTAAATCGTCGCTAACATTAGCTGTATGGCTCACTAAGCTACCGGTTACGTTTTATAACATGCAACATTGAAGCTATCTGCCTCTGGTGTTGTGTTTACGCTCTTTCTCACcactgctaatgttagctgtgTGGCTAACTGAGCTAACAATGACTATTTAACAGCAGGAACATATAGCATTTAAGCTATCTACCTTTACGACTGTCATCGCCACAACAGCATTCATGAATTCAGTTTGCAACAGTTAGCATTTTGGCTAacgcaaaacaagaaaaattttCAGCATTATATACGTTTTAAAATCGGTAAACTAAAGTTCcaaagttgtgtttgtgttcaggtaCAATCAATTAGCGTTAGCCTGATTGATTTAGTTATTGATCTTATAAATAAAGCCAAACAAGATTTATGATGAGGCAAATCTGGTTGGCTTGATACAGTCAGCTGATCCGTCGGTGTGATCGGTGGAGGTTCCGTCGGGATCATTTGGGATCGATCAAAAGAAACGGCGAGAAATTCTAGGAATCGTCTTACGAAACCGTTTTGTCTGAGAAACTTGTCTGAAGAACTCGTTCAGGTTCAGCTGGAGGATGAAATACTTCTTCtgcagtgttgtgtgtgtgtgtgtgtgtgtgtgtgtgtgtgtgtgtgtgtgtgtgtgtgtgtgtgtgtgtgtgtgtgtgtgtgtgtgggtgtggttaCATAATAGCTCCTCTTTTAGGCAGCTGCCTGATTATTACACATAAAGTAGGTGTGTGCAGCCTTGATTATTGCCTGTtgagaccgtgtgtgtgtgtgtgtgtgtgtgtgtgtgtgtgtgttttattgtccttgtgtttttccagaagcacctataaaataaaataaaaagaaaaatgtaatttagatTCGATGTAGAATTAATTAGCCGaaataattgaattttttttttaaaataataaaaccttGAAAATTCACTCATTTGAATGAAAAGAgctaaataacaacaacaaaagcgCCCGCAGCGCTAAACTGCTAGCAGCTTCATGATGACAGGAGCTAACGGTGGTGCTAACGTAGCATTTCTATAGTAACTGACCATTAATTCACAGCACTCAGCGCTAACATAGCGCCGCTGCGGATGCTAAGCTGTAGATTTAGTGCTCTTCATCATCAGGGCGGCCATGTTGCCCCGCCCCTCAGGTGTGTGCATTAAATGCTTAGCGCTGATTTGTCCCGATGTCTTTGAAGGACACGTCAGTTTTAGAGACGACGGATTCTCGTCCGTCTGGTCCGACCCGCTTCCCGTCTGGTGAATGCTGTGATTTAAttagttagcatgttagcaggatATTAGCGAAGGCTACGAGCCAGCGTAAAGTGGGCGTGTCACACACGTATCCtttatgacatcacttcctggcGCCTCGggactttttaattttgttctgaTTCCAAAAAACGTTCCGACGCTCACAAACGGTCGACGAGTTTCATCAGAAGTCAGCAGCAGGTCGGACAGGAAGACCAGACGACTCCTGACAGTTTGGTGttacgtaacacacacacacacacacacacacacacacacacacacacacacacacacacacacacgctcaggtACAGGCGTGCTGAGGCGTGTcgggtgttcaggtgtgttttaCCTGTGGAGCAGAATGTCAATAACATTTCTGCTCAATGAAGTCGATGCTGGGAAGAAGGAACTCGTAATCTTTTAAACCCGACAAACGTGAATCGATcgatattgattattgattattaacagATATATTCTATTCTTTGCCAttgattaaatgtgtttgttcacCGGCGATAGTTTAGTTTccataaatggaaaaatgtgcGATTAACACGTTTGATTGGTTTAGAATAACTGCGTCGTTCCAGGAAGGACTTCAGTGATGTCATAAACTCTTCAGTGATGTCATAAACTTTGAGTGATGTCATTACATTTCTAGTGATGTCATTGATCAGGATTGTAAAAGTCTAGACAGACTGAGCAGCTAAAGTTGATGCTGAAGATGACTGAGAGGATGCTAGCAGGGTGCTAACAGGTTAGccccctctcaccccccccccctgcagatgTGACACCGGTTCACTTAGTTCCAGCTTTCAGTTTAAACGGTGTTTAAACGACATCTGGTATCAGCTCTACTGGAGATgcgagtgtctgtgtgtgtgtgtgtgtgtgtgtgtgtgtgtgtgtgtgtgtgtgtgtgtgtgtgtgtgtgtgtgtgtgtgggaggatgTTTTTCTCATCTCGAGCAGCAGAAGTGAACACGCTGCCCACTCGTTTAGCCTCTTCTCCCTCGACCTCCGGCTGCAGCGTTCCCTCGTTCGTCTCTGAAGATGTGTTCAGATGGATGAGAGGCTCTTTAGCACCTGTTCACATAGCAACCAGCTCCAACgagtgggaggggggagggggggggggggaagaggaagaggagaggaggtgggaggaagaaacAATAAATCTCAAATTAGTCGCTTCAGACTGAAACCAAACAAGAAAATCTGAGAAAGACAGAAACTCAGACATTTAGTGTGAGTCAGTGTCCTACATGCATCCTACTGGGTTAACTAGTGTCCTACCTGCATCCTACTGGGTTAACCAGTGTCCTACATGCATCCTAAAGGGTTAACCAGTGTCCTACATGCATCCTACTGGGTTAACTAGTGTCCTACATGCATCCTAAAAGGTTAACTAGTGTCCTACATGCATCCTAAAGGGTTAACTAGTGTCCTACATGCAACCTAAAGGGTTAACTAGTGTCCTACATTCATCCTAAAGGGTTAACTAGTGTCCTACATTCATCCTAAAGGGTTAACTAGTGTCCTTAATGCATCCTACTAGGTTAACTAGTGTCCTAAATGCATCCTAAAGGGTTAACCAGTGTCCTACATGCATCCTACTGGGTTAACCAGTGTCCTACATGCATCCTAAAGGGTTAACTAGTATCCTTCATGCATCCTAATGGGTTAACTAGTGTCCTACATGCATCCTACTGGGTTAACCAGTGTCCTACATGCATCCTAAAGGGTTAATTAGTGTCCTACATGCATTCTAAAGGGTTAACTAGTGTCCTACATGCAACCAAAAGGGTTAACTAGTGTCCTACATGCATCCTAAATTGTTAACTAGTGTCCTACATGCATCCTAAAGAGTTAACTAGTGTCCTACATGCATCCTACTGGGTTAACCAGTGTCCTACATGCATCCTAAATTGTTAACTAGTGTCCTACATGCATCCTAAAGGGTTAACTAGTGTCCTACATGCATCCTACTGGGTTAACCAGTGTCCTACATGCATCCTAAAGGGTAAACTAGTGTCCTACATGCATCCTAAAGGGTTAACTAGTGTCCTACATGCATCCTAAAGGGTTAACTAGTGTCCTACATGCATCCTAAAGGGTTAACTAGTGTCCTACATTCATCCTAAAGGGTAAACTAGTGTCCTACATGTATCCTACTGGGTTAATTAGTGTCCTACATGCATCCTACTAGGTTAACTAGTGTCCTAGATGCATCCTACTGGGTTAACCAGTGTCCTACATGCATCCTACTGGGTTAACCAGTGTCCTACATGCATCCTAAAGGGTAAACTAGTGCCCTACATGCATCCTAAAGGGTAAACTAGTGCCCTACATGCATCCTAAAGGGTTAACTAGTGTCCTACATGCATCCTAAAGGGTTAACTAGTGTCCTACATGCATCCTAAAGGGTTAACTAGTGTCCTACATTCATCCTAAAGGGTAAACTAGTGTCCTACATGTATCCTACTGGGTTAATTAGTGTCCTACATGCATCCTACTAGGTTAACTAGTGTCCTAGATGCATCCTACTGGGTTAACCAGTGTCCTACATGCATCCTACTGGGTTAACCAGTGTCCTACATGCATCCTAAAGGGTAAACTAGTGCCCTACATGCATCCTAAAGGGTAAACTAGTGCCCTACATGCATCCTAAAGGGTTAACTAGTGTCCTACATGCATCCTAAAGGGTTAACTAGTGTCCTAGATGCATCCTACTGGGTTAACCAGTGTCCTACATGCATCCTACTGGGTTAACCAGTGTCCTACATGCATCCTAAAGGGTAAACTAGTGCCCTACATGCATCCTAAAGGGTAAACTAGTGCCCTACATGCATCCTAAAGGGTTAACTAGTGTCCTACATGCATCCTAAAGGGTTAACTAGTGCCCTACATGCATCCTAAAGGGTTAACTAGTGTCCTACATTCATCCTAAAGGGTTAACTAGTGTCCTACATTCATCCTAAAGGGTTAATTAGTGTCCTACATGCATCCTACTAGGTTAACTAGTGTCCTAGATGCATCCTACTGGGTTAACCAGTGTCCTACATGCATCCTACTGGGTTAACCAGTGTCCTACATGCATCCTAAAGGGTTAACTAGTGTCCTACATGCATCCTAAAGGGTTAACCAGTGTCCTACATGCATCCTAAAGGGTTAACTAGTGTCCTACATGCATCCTAAAGGGTTAACCAGTGTCCTACATGCATCCTAAAGGGTTAACTAGTGTCCTACATGCATCCTATAGGGTTAACTAGTGTCCTACAAGCATCCTAAAGGGTTAACCAGCATGTGACTGATTAATTAGTTTTCTTGAGTCTCATTCAATCAGCCTGAATTCCCACAGTTGATCATGTGATCAGGATCAGTAGCTGattgactggctgatcaatAACACACCCATCACCTTCCATCTTCTCACCGTCGCTACGTGGAGTCTCTATGGTAACCACATGCAGAGAGGCGGACCCTGGTTGGACACACCCACTGCACCATAAATctctattcacacacacacacactcacacacacacacacacacactcacacacacacacacacacacacacacacacacacacacacacacacacacacacacacacacacacacacacgtcttgcTATTTCAGCATCTTACATTTCTGCGTGTTCCTGCAGCGTCTTGCTTTAGCTCCGTCTGATGGTTTGATGTaaacaacataaacacacacaatccttgtgtctgacctctgacctttgacctctgacctccggCCACTAAAACACAGCACAAGTAGACACTTGAAGACTGGGGTTAACCTTCATCGTCTCCCACCAGTGGAAACACGTCCAGTAGTTTTTAACCACGACCACAGACTTCCTGTGTGGAGATAGCCACGCCCactaatgatgacatcatcagttcaAATCTGTTGCTCCTCCTTTGCATTTTCAGCTTTCAGTGTGTTCGGTTGTCATGGCGACCGTTCTCATTGATAATCCGTCTTTTGAGCTGTTGTCTGTGAGGTGTTGAAGCACTGCTGCGTTTTGATATgtattgactgattgattgactgattgatcgattgattaactgatcgatcgatcgatcgatggATGGTGTTGAGAGCCTTCAGTGACCCTCTCCTCTGATTCTCCCCTCAGAAACCCTCCTGGATGATTTCATGCTGACGCATCCGATCTTCCTGACGGCCGACAGGTTCCAGCAGGTCCTGCTGCAGCAGTATCCTCCAGCTGCTCACGTGAACGCTCACGTGAACGCTCGCCTCACGTGAACGCTCGCCTCACGTGAACGCTCGCCTCACGTGAACGCTCGCCTCACGTGAACGCTCACGTGAACGCCCACACACTGCTGTGATCCGTGTTTCACCATGGGGTCTCGTGTTTTTTCCACTCTGCTCGTCTCTATCTTGGGTTCTatagtaatgtgtgtgtgtgtgtgtgtgtgtgtgtgtgtgtgtgtgtgtgtgttggttctggttcttcttctctggtgtgGGTCGGTTCCACCCCTATGTGGTtttgctgccccctgctggcggtTCCGTCATGTTCCTCCAGCTGATCTCAGGTGTGTGAACTTTGTTCCACGGATGTTCGTTCCTTCATTCAGACTCAGATTCTCACAGGAGACGGAGGGGGGAGGGgacagggagggggaggggctggtGGGCGGAGCCGAGAGGAAGCAGGCGGTCCTGAACGTGGCGTTTCGCTACCTGGATACCTACAGAGaactgctgcaggaggagggggaacgCAGCAACAGCTTCCCCAaggtggagacacacacacacacacacacacacacacacacacacacacacacacacacacacacacacacacacacacacatgtaacacacataacctaatgtgtgtgtgcaggagctCTACCTGTGTGCTGTTCAGGAGTTGAGTCGTTTACCTGAGTTGGTGGAGGACGTCCTGAAGCTACAGAGGTGGACGGAGATACTGCACAACccgtaagacacacacacacacacacacacacacacacacacacacacacacacacacacacacacacacacacacacacacacacacacacacacacacagaatatatttattttatattgattttGGGTTTACTATCAAACTGTCCAATTTTTTTAAGCTTGtttcataaaatttaaaatgggttttaaacaaattaaagcaaaatttttaaaaaaatcttaatttacTACATTTTAAACgtctgtgtgtgcacgtgtttatttattgaaatacatttttttattgttatttattatttatttgaataaacatttattgaaataaatgttatttataaatgttatttatttcaataaataaataatttaatatatattatatatattatttatattatatattacataatatataatataaatattatatactgtaaacaatatataaatatattattgatatatttatcaatataaaatgtattttttttatattgattttGGGTTTACTATCAAACtgtccatttttttaaacttgtttaatcaaatttattaatgggttagaaattaaaagaacattttttaaaaacatttaattttctacaCTTTAAAcgtctttctgtttttttctaataaacttttcaaatcattttgtttattttacgtTTACagattttaaagtttttgaaattggataaatgtgtgtgtgtgtgtgtgtgtgtgtgtgtgtgtgtgtgtgtgtgtgtgtgtgtgtgtgtgtatgtgtgtgtgcagctctgatgaggagaaggagagcaggaagAAGCAGGTTCGTCCTCTGTTCAGACACTTCCGACGCATTGACGCCTGTCTGCAGCCCAGAGAGGCGTTCAGGGGCTCCGATGAgagtaggacacacacacacacacacacacacacacacacacacacacccacacagacacacccctCACGCTACACGCGTGTGCCTCCAGTCTTCTGCAGGGTGTACACGCCGGATCACTCGTACGTCACCATCCGGAGCCGTCTGTCCTGTCGGGTCGGGGAGATCCTGGCGCTGGTCCGGGAGAAGCTCCAGTACAGCGAGGACCAGCCGGTTCTGCCCGGCAACCTGGTGCTGGTGGCCGTCACGTCGGccggaggtcagaggtcacgcctGCAGCCGGAACCATGTTCTCTGTTAGCGGCTGGCGTGTAACTAGTGTGTAACTAGCGTGTTCCGTGTGTGCAGAGAAGGCCGTGTTCCGCCCCAGCGACGAGGCCGTGTTCACCACCCTGGGCgtcaacacacacctgttcgCGTGTGAACCGTCCGACCTCGACTCGCTGgtgattgatcgatcgatcgattaCTATATAACTAAAAGTAAAcacttttggatttttttttcacttcctgtcatgatgtgatgtcacttcctgcacTTCAGCTTCCCCTTCCTGAAGAGATCCACTGGACGCCCGGCGACAGCAAACTACACGACATGTCGGCAGAGGAGGTAGCCAATCAGCTGGTGGCGTTCGACTGGGAGCTGTTCAGTTGTGTGCACGAGGTGGGTCGATCAATACGACCGTCACACAATCAATACGAACGTCACACGATCAATACGACCGTCATACGATCAATACGACCGTCACACGATCAATACGACCGTCACACGATCGATACGCCTCCACGTGAACAATAAGTTACTTGTTTGcataaagtaaaatataattaaataataaattaatagaatttagaaaatttttaccttataaattttttttttcctattttttccatttttaatttttttcaaactataATAATTTTCTCGTCTGTTCTGAGGCTTTCTGTCATTTATGTCACataaaactccaaaaacatcaaataaacttTGCAATGtttaaattctatttaaaaaaatgttattttgatttaatttaccttcttaatttttatattatttttgtaatatgaTTTACAATTTAAATGCAACACTTCCTGTGAGTGACGccactaacaggaagtgacatcatttgAGATAAAGAAGTTCAAATGATTTTTCTTGTAGGATATTTTTGgtagattttcttttcaaaacaaaacaatttttaaaatcaaattttctaaattttatttgtataaatcatgtttttttcatgcagtttcaTGCTAACTGTGGTGTTAGCTTTTAGCACATCCAGAATTTCTGCCattttacttttgatttttGACCCATTACATTCCagcttgaaaaaaagaaagaaaatgaaactgatctttGGATTTAATTTGctaaaaaaatttagaaaaatgttacttgatcttaaaaaatatttttatcgcGCGTCTTTAGACGTTCTTTTTGGtgtaaaatcaaaaaaatcacaagctCCAGTCGCCTGCAGCTGTGGTTTGATGGTCCTCTTCTTCGTTGGTGTCTCCTGCAGGTGGAGTTTGTGTGCTACGTCTTTCACGGCGAGCAGTCTCGCTGGCGCCCCCTGAACCTGGAGCTGGTACTGCAGCGCTGCAGCGAGGTGCAGCACTGGGTCGCCACCGAGATCCTGCAGTGCCAGTCGCTGCCCAAGAGGGTCCAGCTGCTGCGCAAGTTCATCAAGATCGCCGCGCTGTGAGTCGTCTGACCCCGCTCCGCCTCAACCTCGCGCCCGTGTGGCGTGTGCGATGATGTCATGGCTTAgcgtgtgctgtgtgtgtgtgtgtgtgtttcagctgcAAGCAGCAGCAGGACCTGCTGTCGTTCCTCGCCGTCGTTCTGGGTTTGGACAACCCTGCTGTCAACAGACTGCGACTCACCTGGGAGGTAGGCCCCGCCCCTGTCCCGTCCCCTGTCCTACCTGTGttccctggccccgcccaccgggTTAAGCTGACACGCTTCCTGCGTTCCTGTCCAATGACATTCCTGTAAACTGATGACATAATTGTGGTGAAAgctatgtttgtttgtttgtttgtttatttgtttgtttgtttgtttatatatttgtttgtctgtttgtttgatgCGTTCAGGGTCTCCCCGGCAAATTCAGGAAGCAGTTCCAGCAGTTTGAAAACATTGCGGTGAGTTAAaggttttcttcttctgcgtcatcatcatcatcatcatcgccgtcatcatcatcgtcatggtAACGGCTCCTCTGGTGGTTCTAGGATCCGTCCAGGAACCACAAGTCCTACCGGGACCTGATCACCGGCCTGAGACCTCCGCTGATCCCCTTCACACCTCTGCTGCTCAAAGGTTAGCTTAGCTTCCCGCtacatgctaacacgctaaagCTAAAGTCATCTGGAACAGAATCAGAACCTCGaccctgattggctggaagCGGATCAGATGTGAAGCCGTGCTACACGCGTTAGCATTTTAGCTTCATGTTCCTAATTAGCGCTTCTGGCTAATCAGCTCCAGGTTACTGCTAACAtactgtgtgacacacacacacacacacacacacacacacacacacacacacacacttcaaaggTTTTTCCTCCTCATTGCGTTCTCCTCTTGTaagtgtgtatacgtgtgtgtgtgtgtgtgtgtgtgtgtgtgtgtgtgtgtgtgtgtgtgtgtttgtgtgtgcgtgtgcagcCGTAATCCCccagtttccatggtaacacaaGTGAAAAGGAGGATACTGTATGTAAACTTCCTTctactgcccccttgtggtaaaaaaaaaagcgcccTGCTGGACCAGCAGCACCAATAATCAATAACCTGTCTGTAGTAGAGATTGAAAGCTATTGGTTACTGGtcaggtgagggggcggggcttaggaCAGGAGCTGACTCAGCTGATTTGactggttgtgtttgtcagATCTGACGTTTCTCCACGAGAGCTGCAAGACGTTCCACGGAGAACTCGTCAACTTTGAGAAAATGGTGAGTCGGAAACGGAGAAACCGTCGTGAACCGAAGAGCGTCACATGTTCACGagttcacttcctcttcctcttcctcttcctcttcctcttcctcttcctcttcctgcagcATAAAGTAGCGGAGATGGTGAGGATCATCAGACGCTACAGGAGCAGCCAGctaggtaacacacacaccgaAACGTGATGTCATCGTTCACCTGTAGATCACCTGTGTCCTGATTGGTCGAGGCTCAGCCAATACCAAcgatgttaaaaataaatgagtttGAAATTAAtatcagagaaattaatttagaAATAAGTAAAAACTACTTTGATTGATTGACGATGATTTATTGAGTAGCTCTACAGTCTCTAACGCTCTTATTGTGAAGGAATGGGCCACTTCCTGTGCGGAGCCGGTCATCTTTATCGCCCCCCGGTGGCGATTGATTCTTCATTAGATTTTTCTCGTCGGCGGTTGAAGTCGGTGCGTCTGACATCACTgtgttctgcttcctgtctcacctggtAGCCATGGATACGGAGACGTCCCCCTCCCACCTGCAGACGAAGGCCTACGTCCGCCAGCTGCAGGTGATCGACAACCAGAACCTGCTGTTCGACATGTCGTGTAAGCTGGAGCCCAAAGACACATAGAGGGACGGGccagaggggaggaggaagaggaagacacgCTGGAGCTCCGCCCACATGCGCtggagctcctcctcttcctcccgcgTTCCTCCATCACTGCCACGACAACCGCCATCGCTCAGAGGGACCAAACTCTTCGTCCTCGTCCTGGACCGCTGGTGACGAAGGCCATGACTTTTCACGAGGCGTTCAAGACCCTCTGATGCAGATCGGAATTCAGAAGCCACACCCTCCAACGTTAAAATAATAAGGAAACAAGCCAGTAGGGCGGAGCTTCGCTCTGGGGTCACATGATCTCATAGAGTCgatgtaaaaataatgaataatttaggATCCTACGTttttaaaagattatttttacCTCACAAAAGTATAAAACAGTTCAAGCagtaatttctattttttcaatcaatcggtttttatttaaaccagACCCGGCGTCGGGTTCCACTGTCGCTGCTTtgacaggagaagaagaatctgtgatgtcactggacACGCCTCACTTTGTCCCGCCTCCTCTggcaaccgaccaatcagaggagcccCTAACCACCTGACTACAACTGGACTCTCCGTGCAAACAAGAATATTGACCCTCATGTTCTTGACTATACTTGGGTCAGTGTTCACAATGATCGTGGTTGTCGTGACGACGCTGTTGAAGACCAACAGACATAAAAACGAAGCAACGGACGAAACAGTGGCGTTTTCTCCTGCAGACATTGAACTACACATTTGTGGGCGGAGCCAAATCGGATTGACCCCGGATCAGCGTCTGCTGCTGGCGATGAGTTCGCTGACAGACTTCAGGACGTTACTCGTGGTGCGTTCAAGGACCTTTTATCTGCTTCACGCTATGCTGCCAAACAGTGTTGAGTTCATGAACGCGCTCAGGTGTCGTTCGTTCCAACGCTCAGGTCGGCCTGAGAATCAGAATGTTAAATACGATCACCGAATCatcaaaatgattaaaaaaaatactaaattcaagtaaattttatttcttaaatttttaaaactaaattgCAAATCctacaaatatttaatgaaaaatttaaaatcatcaagcaaacatttgaaaactcaGTTGGCTTGAATTTCGTTGTGGAACCAATTTTTTTGCGATTATTCCAACAGTACCTGAACGCACCGTTAATCAGGACATTTTGCGTGACGGCGTAAATGGGCGTGGCTTGACCGTCACGCCAGGGACACGAACTACACGAAAGAGTTTGGGATCCAGCTGCTGAAATGACCAATCAGCTTTAGGGAAGGAACCGCCCCGCCCCCACAGATCCGCC
This window encodes:
- the rapgefl1 gene encoding rap guanine nucleotide exchange factor-like 1 — encoded protein: MPAGMKPLEKFLKKQTTALTRAGGFVGGVADKASGGIGASRRRASLSRVVPFFRETSPESGQAREVFSPDSEDPPSWPLATGPGLVTMPSSANGSGSGGGDVRSPSLSSDEQSSEASLITETSGGGRGGTPLPPDTPDNLTLFVLDSVAGKRHGHCTETLLDDFMLTHPIFLTADRFQQVLLQQFSQETEGGGDREGEGLVGGAERKQAVLNVAFRYLDTYRELLQEEGERSNSFPKELYLCAVQELSRLPELVEDVLKLQRWTEILHNPSDEEKESRKKQVRPLFRHFRRIDACLQPREAFRGSDEIFCRVYTPDHSYVTIRSRLSCRVGEILALVREKLQYSEDQPVLPGNLVLVAVTSAGEKAVFRPSDEAVFTTLGVNTHLFACEPSDLDSLLPLPEEIHWTPGDSKLHDMSAEEVANQLVAFDWELFSCVHEVEFVCYVFHGEQSRWRPLNLELVLQRCSEVQHWVATEILQCQSLPKRVQLLRKFIKIAALCKQQQDLLSFLAVVLGLDNPAVNRLRLTWEGLPGKFRKQFQQFENIADPSRNHKSYRDLITGLRPPLIPFTPLLLKDLTFLHESCKTFHGELVNFEKMHKVAEMVRIIRRYRSSQLAMDTETSPSHLQTKAYVRQLQVIDNQNLLFDMSCKLEPKDT